The proteins below are encoded in one region of Segatella copri:
- a CDS encoding transposase yields MAKGRDKNLVNSRNKRIYERYYYWTEVRRLRFDDALRRLSTEEFFLSESRIMQIIRDMIQAGVTVDGKKIEKPLFTGFKLKPRSTSSSLKSSPYVEGQLFACP; encoded by the coding sequence GTGGCAAAGGGAAGAGACAAGAATCTTGTAAATTCAAGAAACAAGCGTATTTATGAGCGTTACTATTATTGGACAGAGGTGAGAAGACTCCGTTTCGATGACGCTTTGAGGAGATTGAGCACCGAGGAGTTCTTTCTCTCAGAAAGTCGTATCATGCAAATCATACGAGACATGATCCAGGCAGGCGTGACCGTGGATGGCAAGAAAATAGAGAAACCTTTGTTCACCGGCTTCAAGTTGAAGCCTCGCTCTACATCCTCTTCATTGAAATCGTCACCTTACGTGGAGGGGCAACTGTTTGCGTGTCCTTGA
- a CDS encoding DUF2586 domain-containing protein — protein MILPRVKIQFLNGQLGTVGESADGLLALICGAAAVAGTFVLNTAYTITSMDDLAELGVTATNNAALYKQVSEFYDEAGTGTKLVLYPVNPSTTLTNMCDYTKTDAGYARDLITKQNGNLRGIGIANVNTGASGTSINGIDPDVFTAMPKAQQLAEWATTELYAPLFFILEGRNFDPSKELKDMTKEKYDRVGIAIGDTVASSKGATIGTWLGRIAKSPVQRNIGRVKDGSLAPLEMYVGSKKIDESESTIKAIYEKGYLVPRKYVGRSGYFFADDNLACDPTGDYAHIAHRRVIDKAYRLAYDIMLDMLLDELEVNDDGTLQVGIVKSWQQTVENGINKKMTANGELCANSDGEGCQCYIDEKQNVLSTSKVLVTLKVRPYGYARYVDVNLGFLVETSNS, from the coding sequence ATGATATTACCAAGAGTAAAAATTCAGTTCCTCAATGGCCAGTTGGGAACCGTCGGTGAGAGTGCCGACGGACTCCTGGCCCTCATTTGCGGTGCGGCAGCCGTAGCAGGAACCTTTGTGCTTAACACAGCCTATACCATCACAAGCATGGATGACCTTGCCGAGCTTGGAGTCACAGCGACAAATAACGCAGCCCTCTATAAGCAGGTGTCCGAGTTCTACGATGAGGCAGGAACAGGCACAAAGCTGGTCCTCTACCCAGTCAATCCAAGCACCACCTTGACCAACATGTGTGATTACACAAAGACGGACGCAGGGTATGCGAGAGACTTGATCACCAAGCAAAACGGCAATTTGAGGGGCATCGGCATCGCCAATGTCAACACGGGAGCTTCTGGCACAAGCATCAACGGCATCGACCCCGATGTGTTCACTGCCATGCCAAAGGCACAGCAGCTGGCAGAATGGGCGACCACCGAGCTTTACGCCCCTTTGTTCTTCATCCTCGAAGGTCGCAACTTTGACCCATCGAAGGAATTGAAGGACATGACCAAGGAAAAGTATGACCGTGTGGGCATTGCCATCGGTGACACCGTGGCATCCTCCAAGGGAGCGACCATTGGCACGTGGCTTGGGCGCATTGCCAAGAGTCCAGTGCAGCGCAACATTGGCCGTGTGAAGGATGGCTCGCTTGCCCCATTGGAGATGTATGTGGGTTCCAAGAAAATTGATGAGTCCGAGAGTACCATCAAGGCAATCTATGAAAAGGGCTACCTCGTGCCACGCAAGTATGTGGGACGCTCAGGCTACTTCTTTGCTGATGACAACCTGGCCTGTGATCCTACAGGTGACTATGCGCACATCGCCCACCGTCGGGTGATAGACAAGGCATATCGCCTGGCATACGACATCATGCTTGACATGCTCCTTGACGAGCTGGAAGTCAATGATGACGGCACGCTGCAAGTTGGAATCGTGAAAAGTTGGCAGCAGACCGTGGAAAACGGCATCAACAAAAAGATGACCGCCAATGGTGAGCTTTGCGCAAATTCCGATGGTGAGGGATGCCAGTGCTACATCGACGAAAAGCAAAATGTACTCAGTACCTCGAAGGTGCTTGTGACTCTGAAAGTGCGTCCATACGGATATGCCCGATACGTGGACGTGAATCTGGGATTCTTAGTAGAAACAAGTAACAGCTAA
- a CDS encoding phage protein Gp36 family protein, with amino-acid sequence MANFINTSDYDATIHREILDSLLRKESTTYDPQIIEICEDRAISEMRGYLNKTYDCDKIFSAEGEARNPLILMFAIDITVYHIFCQHNPYKLAKIRQDRYDRAIEWLKGVMKGDITIDGAPKLPDEQVADNSRWQILADEIRPTLL; translated from the coding sequence ATGGCAAATTTTATCAATACTTCGGACTACGATGCAACCATACATCGTGAGATTCTGGACTCCCTCCTTCGCAAGGAGTCCACGACATACGACCCACAAATCATTGAGATTTGCGAGGACAGGGCCATCTCTGAAATGAGAGGCTACCTTAACAAGACATACGACTGTGACAAGATCTTCTCAGCTGAGGGCGAGGCAAGAAACCCTCTTATCCTGATGTTTGCCATCGACATCACTGTCTATCACATCTTCTGTCAGCACAACCCTTACAAGCTGGCAAAGATACGGCAAGACCGCTATGACCGTGCCATTGAGTGGTTGAAGGGAGTGATGAAGGGAGACATCACCATCGACGGTGCTCCCAAGTTGCCCGATGAGCAAGTTGCAGACAATTCCAGATGGCAAATCTTGGCAGATGAGATAAGACCGACACTTTTATAA
- a CDS encoding head maturation protease, ClpP-related, with amino-acid sequence MKQKFSNIIKGDGKSIIMLYGEVGEGRSVDSNRVVSELFALENQGCKIEVRINSQGGDVFSGMAIYNALRNSKGDITIFIDGVAASIAAIIALCGKPLYMSPYAKLMLHNVSGGTYGNASELRLMADQMEELQNNLATMIAGRLGMEAENVAKKYFDGKDHWMTASEAMDMKLVDGIYDMDEVSNPPTTTEGIYNYFNNRFDFKPQNNEEMALIDEIKTIPSFEDKADSSAVLAHIKELENKAAKVAILEKTVNTYKNELEKAHKEQDDALINEAVKAGKISNEQVETFKNLLKSDRENTIKLIGGMKGRASNRAMAFINPDTPSGGSFANKTWDEIDKENNLAQLKNQDPALFKNLYKQKFGVDYNE; translated from the coding sequence ATGAAACAAAAATTTAGCAATATAATAAAAGGTGATGGCAAGTCTATCATCATGCTTTATGGAGAAGTCGGTGAAGGGCGTTCCGTAGATAGCAACCGTGTGGTGAGCGAGCTTTTCGCATTGGAGAACCAAGGCTGCAAGATCGAAGTGCGCATAAACAGCCAGGGTGGAGATGTTTTCAGCGGCATGGCTATCTACAACGCCCTCCGAAACTCCAAAGGCGACATCACCATATTTATTGATGGAGTGGCAGCGAGCATCGCTGCAATCATTGCCTTATGTGGAAAACCGCTCTATATGAGTCCCTATGCCAAACTTATGCTTCATAATGTGAGCGGTGGCACATACGGCAATGCCTCCGAACTTCGACTGATGGCAGATCAGATGGAAGAATTGCAGAACAACCTTGCCACCATGATAGCAGGTCGCCTTGGCATGGAGGCTGAAAACGTGGCAAAGAAATACTTCGATGGGAAGGATCACTGGATGACAGCGAGCGAGGCAATGGACATGAAGCTCGTGGATGGAATCTATGACATGGATGAGGTGTCGAACCCACCGACAACAACAGAAGGCATTTACAACTATTTTAATAATCGGTTTGACTTCAAACCACAAAACAATGAAGAAATGGCATTAATAGATGAAATCAAGACGATTCCAAGCTTTGAGGACAAAGCGGATTCGAGTGCCGTCCTGGCACACATCAAAGAACTGGAGAACAAGGCAGCCAAGGTGGCCATCCTCGAAAAAACGGTGAATACCTACAAGAATGAGCTTGAAAAGGCTCACAAAGAGCAAGATGATGCTCTCATCAATGAGGCGGTCAAGGCTGGCAAAATTAGCAATGAGCAGGTGGAGACCTTCAAAAACCTCTTGAAGAGCGACCGTGAGAACACCATCAAGCTCATCGGTGGCATGAAGGGACGTGCAAGCAACCGTGCCATGGCTTTCATCAACCCAGACACACCATCAGGTGGCTCGTTCGCCAACAAGACATGGGATGAGATTGACAAGGAAAACAACCTTGCCCAGTTGAAGAACCAAGACCCTGCACTTTTCAAGAACCTCTACAAGCAGAAGTTCGGTGTGGACTACAATGAGTAA
- a CDS encoding DUF3164 domain-containing protein — MKTEDILKGLSAEQQEELLRTLTANKQQSELDKRNAYESIRGSLARNVKDRVVEIALKVKGFRDWLDNESEGFKSVMAEYGKLRNKEQRGFTIVVDDFKFEVKSQDVKGFDERSELAAQRLMDFLGAYIEKSEKGKDDPMYQLCMNLLERNRNGKFNYTSISKLYQLEGKFNDEEYTSIMDLFRESNVTKETVVSYYFSMKSEDGVWRKIEPSFCRL; from the coding sequence ATGAAGACAGAAGACATTTTGAAAGGCCTCAGTGCCGAGCAACAGGAAGAACTCCTGAGAACATTGACTGCCAACAAGCAGCAGAGTGAACTTGACAAGCGCAATGCCTATGAAAGCATCCGTGGAAGCCTGGCACGAAACGTGAAGGACAGAGTTGTGGAGATAGCCTTGAAGGTGAAGGGTTTCCGTGACTGGCTTGACAATGAGAGCGAGGGCTTCAAGAGTGTGATGGCCGAGTATGGCAAGCTTCGCAACAAGGAGCAGCGTGGTTTCACCATCGTGGTGGATGACTTCAAGTTTGAGGTGAAGAGCCAGGATGTGAAGGGCTTTGATGAGCGTTCCGAGCTTGCAGCGCAAAGACTGATGGACTTCCTTGGTGCTTACATTGAGAAGAGCGAGAAGGGCAAGGATGATCCGATGTACCAACTTTGCATGAACCTCCTGGAGCGTAACCGTAACGGCAAGTTCAACTATACAAGCATCAGCAAGCTTTACCAGCTCGAAGGTAAGTTCAACGATGAGGAATACACCAGCATCATGGATTTGTTCCGTGAGAGCAACGTGACCAAGGAGACCGTGGTGAGCTACTATTTCAGCATGAAGAGCGAGGATGGTGTTTGGCGCAAGATAGAGCCATCTTTTTGCCGTCTGTAG
- a CDS encoding phage minor head protein has translation MWREVLRIINEGTVEGLAKAKTPPTHEEYFYKALRHSNEVFAAFKVHTMGQEMAAKLYDSKGQLKPFGKWVEDVSAISSHQVGSWLQTEYDTAVIRAHAAADWREFERNKDILPNLRWMPTTSKEPESSHRAYWQMKLTLPVDDPFWNEHHPGDRWNCKCSLEATDDPVVRPKDMEPTKPQRGLENNTGKDGHTFSDNHPYFPKDCKHCDFYKKGSFRNRLKRLFSNRAKDCFNCPFIDGCINRLEAKQPIEEKAFARKQEVKDQDLMPKMDKEPCSSVLSGTLNRTNKVRNALLKHCHHDYDVDAAIYIWNNPSEMKFIRVSPLGEGKDMSLPKNIANIEKKQKVLHFVEFRQYEFEYEGKTFEVKMALCQKGYEQFYSLKEK, from the coding sequence ATGTGGCGTGAGGTACTACGCATCATCAATGAGGGAACCGTGGAGGGACTTGCCAAGGCAAAGACACCTCCAACCCATGAGGAATACTTCTACAAGGCTCTCAGACACTCCAACGAGGTCTTTGCTGCCTTCAAGGTTCACACCATGGGCCAGGAGATGGCTGCAAAACTTTATGACTCCAAGGGACAGTTGAAACCTTTTGGCAAGTGGGTGGAGGATGTGAGTGCAATCAGTAGCCACCAAGTAGGTTCTTGGCTACAGACGGAATACGACACGGCCGTCATACGTGCCCATGCTGCTGCCGACTGGAGAGAGTTTGAGCGAAACAAGGACATCTTGCCAAACCTCAGATGGATGCCGACCACCTCCAAGGAGCCAGAGAGTAGCCACCGTGCCTATTGGCAGATGAAGCTCACACTCCCAGTGGATGATCCATTCTGGAATGAGCACCACCCAGGAGACCGATGGAACTGCAAGTGTTCGCTCGAAGCCACTGATGACCCAGTGGTCCGTCCCAAGGACATGGAGCCTACAAAGCCTCAGAGGGGACTGGAGAACAACACTGGCAAGGATGGACACACGTTCAGTGACAATCACCCATACTTCCCAAAGGACTGCAAACACTGCGATTTCTATAAAAAAGGTTCTTTCAGGAATAGACTTAAAAGACTATTCTCTAATAGAGCCAAGGATTGTTTTAATTGTCCATTCATAGACGGCTGTATAAATAGATTGGAAGCAAAACAACCTATAGAGGAAAAGGCTTTTGCTCGCAAGCAAGAGGTGAAAGACCAAGACCTCATGCCAAAGATGGACAAAGAACCATGTAGCTCTGTTCTTTCTGGAACTTTGAACCGTACCAACAAAGTAAGAAACGCCCTTCTGAAACATTGCCACCATGACTATGATGTCGATGCTGCCATTTATATATGGAATAATCCATCAGAAATGAAATTCATTAGGGTAAGTCCGCTTGGTGAGGGAAAGGACATGAGCCTTCCAAAAAACATTGCCAACATTGAAAAGAAACAAAAGGTTCTTCATTTCGTAGAGTTCAGACAATATGAATTTGAGTATGAGGGAAAGACCTTCGAGGTTAAAATGGCTCTATGTCAAAAAGGCTATGAGCAATTTTATTCATTGAAGGAAAAATAA
- a CDS encoding DUF935 family protein produces MKKFKKRLGYKPNGGSSNKIVQGGFRKVEGNRPPDVFLQMPELFMFNMKDYMESVRSAKSVDFSYRVKLFDMYESAQLDLHLSGVLDKRLRGVTQIPIEFQRDGKPDEDICRQLRSPWFKQLRRDLVMSKFYGFTLVQFYLDDDGNIRYDLIDRKHYDPVFHKLLKHQGDQSGIDIDEFDNILFVGTERGLGIFAELLPAVLYKRGDMSDWAKFCNIFGMPIREYTYDAGDEDARKKIIADARNQGSNAVYIHPNESEMKLIEAGNKTGSSDLYQNFAEYWDSKISIRVLGNTLTTDAKDNGTQALGTVHKEEEDDMNADDRDFLLDILNYDMKNIFENLGFNVEGGEFVYAHKDKTEPQAMLNIVKGMKEMGLPMDDDWLYETFSIEKPKDYDQQKEAIETQKQALRDSLQCKGNEHEEEDPDNEKKDPKKKPLNSDKKAFKDRLKSFFGIAPAIGADTDF; encoded by the coding sequence ATGAAGAAATTTAAGAAGAGACTGGGATACAAGCCAAATGGTGGTAGTTCCAACAAGATAGTTCAGGGTGGTTTCAGAAAAGTAGAGGGAAACCGCCCTCCAGACGTGTTCCTACAGATGCCTGAGCTTTTCATGTTCAACATGAAGGACTACATGGAATCCGTAAGGAGTGCCAAAAGTGTGGATTTCTCGTACCGCGTCAAGTTGTTTGACATGTATGAGTCAGCCCAGCTTGACCTCCATCTATCAGGTGTGCTCGACAAGCGACTTCGTGGTGTCACTCAGATTCCCATTGAGTTCCAACGAGACGGCAAGCCCGATGAGGATATTTGCCGTCAGCTTCGCTCTCCATGGTTCAAACAGTTGCGAAGGGATCTTGTCATGTCGAAGTTCTATGGCTTCACCCTCGTTCAGTTCTACTTGGATGATGATGGGAACATTCGATACGATCTCATTGACCGCAAACACTATGATCCTGTTTTCCACAAGCTCTTGAAGCACCAGGGCGACCAAAGTGGCATCGACATAGATGAGTTCGACAACATCCTGTTTGTCGGCACTGAGCGTGGACTGGGCATCTTTGCGGAACTTCTTCCTGCCGTGCTCTACAAGCGTGGCGACATGAGCGACTGGGCGAAGTTCTGCAACATCTTTGGTATGCCAATCCGTGAATATACCTATGATGCAGGTGATGAGGACGCTCGCAAGAAAATCATTGCCGATGCAAGAAACCAAGGTAGCAATGCCGTCTATATCCATCCAAATGAGAGTGAGATGAAGCTGATAGAGGCAGGAAACAAAACAGGTTCTTCTGACCTCTACCAGAACTTTGCGGAATATTGGGACAGCAAGATTTCCATCCGTGTGCTGGGCAATACCCTCACCACCGATGCAAAGGACAATGGCACGCAAGCCCTTGGAACTGTCCACAAGGAGGAAGAGGATGACATGAACGCTGATGATCGTGATTTTCTGCTTGACATACTTAACTATGACATGAAGAACATCTTCGAGAACCTTGGCTTCAATGTGGAGGGTGGTGAGTTTGTCTATGCCCACAAGGACAAGACTGAGCCTCAGGCCATGCTTAACATCGTGAAGGGAATGAAGGAAATGGGCTTGCCTATGGATGATGACTGGCTCTATGAAACATTCAGCATTGAAAAGCCAAAGGACTACGACCAACAGAAAGAAGCCATTGAAACTCAGAAGCAGGCCTTGCGAGACAGTCTCCAATGCAAGGGGAACGAGCATGAGGAAGAAGACCCAGACAACGAGAAAAAAGACCCGAAAAAGAAGCCTTTGAACAGTGATAAAAAAGCGTTCAAAGACCGCCTGAAAAGTTTTTTCGGAATAGCCCCAGCTATCGGGGCGGACACCGACTTCTGA
- a CDS encoding AAA family ATPase has protein sequence MEFTNKEKEQITGRLRMYVSKFASQNKAVASMKGTSAGTVSNILNGKWENISEDMWRKVSDQVGTVGGNDEGWQIVETHAFHDITLAMRDAQNDKNVTWVVGEAGSGKTTTAKIYGEENREVFYILCSEDLHKGDFVREIAHKMGIRTDGYTVRELWITIQNELIQMDAPLLVFDEADKLIESVFQYFISLYNKIEDKCGVVFLSTDYIKTRISRGLRCKKRGYKEFYSRIGRKYFELDDTTPQDVYAICTANGLSDRKDIEEVITEADGCEYDLRRVKKSVRRVKKIKSIKK, from the coding sequence ATGGAGTTTACAAACAAGGAAAAGGAACAGATAACAGGCAGACTGAGAATGTATGTGTCAAAGTTTGCGAGCCAAAACAAGGCCGTGGCAAGCATGAAGGGCACAAGTGCAGGAACCGTGAGCAACATCCTCAACGGCAAGTGGGAGAACATCAGCGAAGACATGTGGCGCAAGGTAAGCGACCAGGTTGGCACGGTGGGTGGCAACGATGAGGGCTGGCAGATTGTGGAGACACATGCCTTCCATGACATCACCCTTGCCATGCGTGATGCCCAGAACGACAAAAACGTGACCTGGGTGGTGGGCGAAGCTGGAAGTGGCAAGACCACCACGGCAAAGATCTACGGTGAGGAAAACCGTGAGGTGTTCTACATCCTTTGCTCAGAAGACCTCCACAAGGGCGACTTTGTGAGAGAGATAGCCCACAAGATGGGCATCCGCACCGATGGGTACACGGTTAGGGAGTTATGGATAACCATCCAAAACGAGCTGATTCAGATGGATGCCCCTCTCCTGGTGTTCGACGAGGCAGACAAACTCATTGAAAGCGTCTTTCAGTATTTCATCAGCCTCTACAATAAGATTGAGGACAAATGTGGCGTGGTGTTCCTCTCCACCGATTACATCAAGACACGCATAAGCCGTGGCCTAAGATGCAAGAAGCGTGGCTACAAGGAGTTCTACAGCCGTATCGGTCGAAAGTACTTCGAGCTGGACGACACGACTCCCCAGGACGTGTACGCTATCTGTACGGCAAACGGACTGAGTGACCGCAAGGACATCGAGGAAGTGATAACAGAGGCCGATGGCTGTGAGTACGACCTGAGAAGAGTGAAGAAGAGCGTGAGAAGAGTGAAGAAAATCAAAAGCATCAAGAAATGA
- a CDS encoding helix-turn-helix domain-containing protein translates to MVKSNIDKKSIAKDLFIKSRCTQEEIAEKVGITRQTVSRWIREGKWEELRVSITISTEQIIAGMIKQISDIQDGANARPEGQRALTAKEADTIVKLSSAIKKLQNEAGITDIVNVGIKFTNWLRSIDIEKAKEYNELWDLFIKDQLK, encoded by the coding sequence ATGGTAAAAAGTAACATAGACAAGAAGAGCATTGCCAAGGATTTGTTCATCAAAAGCCGATGCACACAGGAAGAAATCGCTGAAAAGGTGGGAATCACCAGGCAGACGGTCTCCCGATGGATCAGGGAAGGGAAATGGGAAGAGCTACGTGTCTCCATAACTATCTCCACGGAGCAAATCATTGCTGGCATGATCAAGCAAATCAGTGACATACAGGATGGGGCGAATGCACGTCCTGAAGGACAGCGTGCTTTGACGGCCAAGGAGGCAGACACCATTGTCAAGCTGTCTTCTGCCATCAAGAAATTACAGAATGAGGCAGGAATCACAGACATAGTGAACGTGGGCATCAAGTTTACCAACTGGCTTCGCTCCATTGACATAGAAAAGGCCAAGGAGTACAACGAGCTTTGGGATTTATTCATTAAAGATCAGTTGAAATGA
- a CDS encoding phage virion morphogenesis protein, whose amino-acid sequence MDAKNLEKLVEKAKDDIMKEVNDRLPRKVGVIAVNHFKQNFRDGGWLDDGLHPWKKALRQKQGGPDAKYGPLTSRRNHLMSSIQSKPGLGEVTIENPVPYAAIHNDGGDITTHPTVSPKMRRFAWHMAYSLAGVKGKGTLPKELPEEARLWKCLALTKKDKITVKAHIPQRQFMGDSKELQVKVNKTINDSLEKIKDGIISLSNH is encoded by the coding sequence ATGGATGCAAAAAACTTAGAAAAATTGGTTGAAAAGGCCAAGGATGACATAATGAAGGAAGTAAACGACCGCCTTCCTCGAAAAGTTGGAGTGATAGCTGTGAACCACTTCAAGCAAAATTTCCGTGATGGTGGTTGGCTTGATGACGGTCTTCATCCATGGAAAAAGGCCCTCAGACAAAAGCAAGGTGGCCCAGATGCCAAGTATGGGCCACTCACCTCCAGGCGAAACCACCTGATGAGTTCCATACAGAGCAAGCCAGGGTTGGGTGAGGTGACAATAGAGAACCCTGTGCCATACGCTGCCATCCACAATGATGGAGGCGACATCACCACGCATCCCACGGTCTCGCCCAAGATGAGACGCTTTGCATGGCACATGGCTTACTCGCTCGCTGGTGTCAAGGGGAAGGGAACACTGCCAAAGGAACTTCCAGAAGAGGCACGCTTGTGGAAGTGCCTCGCATTGACTAAAAAAGACAAGATCACCGTGAAAGCCCATATTCCACAACGTCAGTTCATGGGCGACTCCAAGGAGCTACAGGTGAAGGTAAACAAGACTATAAACGATTCATTGGAAAAAATCAAAGATGGAATTATTTCTTTATCAAATCATTAA